From a region of the Mycolicibacterium sp. MU0050 genome:
- a CDS encoding SDR family NAD(P)-dependent oxidoreductase yields the protein MTSAEHPAEPTPRFAIIGYAARFPGAENADEYWHLLHEGREAISEVPADRWNADEFFDPEPGAPGKVVTRRAGFVDDPTGFDAPFFGMSTREVRLLDPQHRLLLETAWHAVEHSGTAPTALADTNTGVFVGLATHDYLGMASDELTYPEIEAYMAIGTSNAAAAGRISHRLGLQGPAVAVDTACSSSLVAIHQACQALRLGECDLALAGGANVLLTPATMITFSSAHMLAPDGRCKTFDAAADGYVRGEGCGVVVIKRLEDALRDGDHIRAVIRGSAVNQDGASGGLTVPNGVAQQRVIADALARAGLKPRDVGYLEAHGTGTSLGDPIEAQAAGEALGTGRDPARPLLIGSAKTNIGHLEAAAGIAGVIKVVLSLEHETLPRHLNFENPSPHIPWERLPVQVVQERTAWTRGDQPRIAGVSSFGFAGTNAHVILEEAPALPRSAPTPDPTPVAPEFTVLPLSARTPGALARLAEHYRDWLRAHPDATLADAAFTAGTARAHLEHRAALVVNSRAAAIELLGALADDRPAPGLVRWESHDAPKTAWLFTGQGSQYPGMARELFDTEPVFAETLRQCAEAVDDVLETPLLDVVFATDDPVSAETLRQTSYAQPALFAVEMGLARLWQSWGLEPDVVLGHSVGQYAAACVAGVFSLTDGARLMAERGRLFGSLPAGGRMVAVFTSADRAEALTSEFPTLSVAAYNGANTVLSGPATDLEKAVATLSADGVRCDWLDTSHAFHSSLLDPILDEFEAYAQQFTFAAPQRILIDNRTGKALGRSVRLDGAYWRRHARQPVEFAKSVRTLAELNCKVLLEIGPRPVLTAAALAAWPDPATAPRALASLRPKAADHRQIIEAVAEAYALGHLPAFEAFRQPGARKLDLPTYPFERRQYWYSDNRQDDRVDAHPAPAARTETLSLLEDGRIEELAALLDDADGDPRTREVLRKLAAHHNQQRATQVVAGDRYEIDWEKDTSTLGGGDDAAGVILVGEDSAATRPLIDLLTARGHRYQIVGLPASDAEEAQLSELLRAAAADAPSGGLRILHVAALDTDPDPQTGLSTRALLRMQHRVLTGTRRLFRAAVAAESRSPIWLVTRGGQRVTETDVVAPDQSCLWGFGRAASLEHPQLWGGLVDLSPGEPAADEWSRLPDAIAAPRPADALEDQVALRGPDRYLRRLRRRRARTVAPMEIRPEATYLVTGGLGSLGLEIAEYLAARGARQLVLTGRRGPSDAAQQRIDALSAQHGCAVRVVAADVADAHAVERLLAGVAADLPPLAGIVHAAGEIGATPLSSLEDTEVDRVFAGKVWGAAHLSEAAAGLELDFFLCTSSIASVWGGFGQTAYGAANAFLDGLAWRLRAQGIPGVSVNFGPWSTGMADAESRARLEARGIRTLSPTDALAGMADVAAVAAEGTAQGVVARVDWTRFLPLYQQAGRRGFLSELEREVPAEATTAAAGVSPAGPTQLVARLTAAPIGQRKKLLTDHLREAVAEVTRVDPSEIREDAGFFDLGMDSLMAVELRRRIEQGVGQEIPITLVMDHPRLADVADYLLDDVLGLGAQAAPAAAPVAAVSRSDEPIAIVAVSCRFPGAPDPEAFWEVLAEGVDAIREVPEDRFDIDEFYDPDPDAPGKTYTRFGGFLDGIDGFDPEFFGISPREAVWIEPQQRLILETVWEGLERAGYAPASLRGSRTGVFTGVAANEYAHLLSAEPIDKIEPHFITGNALNAISGRVSFALGFEGPAVAVDTACSSALVAVHQACQALHSGDCDLAVAGGVNVLLSPVTVVAAARARMLSPVGRCKTFDASADGYVRSEGCGILVLKRLSDAQRDGDRICAVIPSSVVNQDGASSGLTVPNGGAQQRLIEAALARAGLSGGDVDYLEAHGTGTPLGDPIEVQAAAAAYGGARDADRPLLMGSVKTNIGHTESASGAAGLIKVVLALQHGMLPASLHFDTPSPHIPWDSLPVRVVDTALPWQANGRPRRAGVSSFGFTGTNAHVLIEEAPADGSAADDAPETAIQVLPLSARSPEALVALAQRYDAWLSAHPETDLATLARTAGTGRSHFEHRAALVVDSADSARRALADVVANRARPGVVLGEHTRPPTTAWLFTGQGSQYAGMARELFDAEPVFADTVRRCAEAVDDMLPVPLLEVLFAADRETGERLRHTSYAQPALFAIEMGLARLWQSWGIEPDVVLGHSVGQYAAACVAGVFRLEDGARLMAERGRMFGSLPEGGRMVAIFADPKHVEEIAGKFPRISVGAYNGPNTVLSGPGSDLEQIVATFTDEGIRCTWLETSHAFHSELLDPVLDEFEVYAGQFEFGVPTLPLVCNRTGAVLATHHALDAQYWRRHSRQPVQFAESVRTVAALGCSVLMEIGPQPVLTGAAVQVWPEHLAPPRAIASLRKGIDDRRQIADALAATYAAGHQPDFAALHRQPRRVLELPTYPFQRRRFWPKTAGITVDGPAVSGILGSGKDLASGDTVYTSRLSVKSQPWLADHVIYGTVVVPGATYAAMALAAVGTPARTKDVFFYEPIILPEKSSREVQLTLHPRDGAEGSTFQVHSRPYGERGAEWSLNAEGTVLPGADDDTGAPDPESTATPEPVDEAIERLERMRPQDLFETFADMELAWGPTWSGSLKSLWLGEGEAIGDILVGPELAAELGAEPMHPVLMDLCTGVAFPAFPALLAAEQGVNDLFLPLRYGQVMLREKMPRRFYCRARWHTSALDSETQVFDLDFLDRDGRQLGGIREFTVKRAPREALLRGLGGDATRLLYTVGWHEVPAPAVSADAPGPTGTWLVAGFDELADKLPGCLSWDRLTDPTPLAEQLTQAQDRGMAYSGVVWRATAALPGEAGAAAAARLESEITNLLGAVHAVQGGLKLPGGLWIVTERAVATESGEPVDPVQAALWGFGRTTINEEPAVRAKLVDCDGSPEAVQVLADLLSPAGAVAEPELALRQGKLLASRLLPWARSGHLTVPRSPDYALAPTERGAIDNLRLAETEVPAPDEGYVQVRVEAAGLNFRDVLNVLGLYPGDPGPIGGDFAGVVTQLGEGVEGLEVGQRVYGFMQGAFASRFNVPAQLLAPIPDGVSAVEAATIPAAALTVRLAFDWARLQPGDRVLIHAASGGVGLAAVQMAQQCGATVFATASTFKRATLRKMGVKFVYDSRSTDFADQILADTDGAGVDVVLNSLTNEGFLDATVRATARNGRFAEIAKRDIWTPEQMAAVRPDIDYEIVALDTVTFQSPERIRSLLTEVSQGLADGEWQPLPAEIYPLTEARAAFRRMQQARHIGKIVVQMPKPLQPRADRSYLITGGLGAIGLHTAAYLAQLGAGDIVLTSRRGPDAATQQTIDDIADRYKCRVHVLTADVGEETAVVALLNRIRAELPPLAGVVHLAGVLDDALLSQQSLERFRTTLEPKAFGADHLDRLTLDDELDFFIVSSSVSSLFGSPGQANYATANALLDGLIAQRRARGLPATGVNFGPWAQGGMASSEAATANIGAQGLIPLEPSAALSALAEAMANGTGQATVLKANWQRAAKVLGASRPPILDLVLPSAVGEVVGDSELLKQLQEIPVPQRAGFVTEFLQREVQNFLRLAQPPAASSRFLDLGTDSLMAIELRNRLHSQFGGAFTINATAVFDYPTIGGLAEYLVGQLPDAEPEPEAASEAAPEPEAEAEAPAEPESAAEPAPEAT from the coding sequence ATGACTTCCGCCGAACACCCGGCCGAACCGACCCCGCGATTCGCCATCATCGGCTACGCGGCCCGGTTCCCCGGAGCCGAGAACGCCGACGAGTACTGGCATTTGCTGCACGAGGGCCGCGAGGCGATCTCGGAAGTGCCCGCGGACCGCTGGAACGCCGACGAGTTCTTCGACCCCGAGCCAGGGGCCCCCGGCAAGGTCGTCACCCGGCGCGCCGGCTTCGTCGACGACCCGACCGGGTTCGACGCGCCGTTCTTCGGGATGTCCACGCGCGAGGTCAGGCTGCTGGACCCGCAGCACCGACTGCTCCTCGAGACCGCGTGGCACGCGGTGGAACATTCCGGCACGGCGCCAACGGCATTGGCCGACACCAACACTGGCGTATTCGTGGGCCTGGCCACCCACGACTACCTGGGCATGGCCTCCGACGAACTGACGTACCCGGAGATCGAGGCCTACATGGCCATCGGCACGTCGAACGCCGCCGCGGCGGGCCGGATCAGCCACCGACTGGGGTTGCAGGGGCCGGCCGTGGCCGTCGACACCGCGTGCAGCTCGTCGTTGGTGGCCATTCATCAGGCCTGCCAGGCACTGCGGCTGGGCGAATGTGATCTCGCGTTGGCCGGCGGAGCAAACGTCCTGCTGACCCCCGCCACCATGATCACCTTCTCCAGCGCACACATGCTGGCCCCGGACGGCCGCTGCAAGACGTTCGACGCCGCCGCCGACGGCTACGTGCGCGGCGAGGGGTGTGGTGTCGTGGTCATCAAGCGGCTCGAGGACGCGCTGCGCGACGGCGACCACATCCGCGCGGTGATCCGCGGTAGCGCCGTCAACCAGGACGGCGCCTCCGGCGGGCTGACGGTGCCCAACGGCGTGGCGCAGCAACGGGTCATCGCCGACGCGCTGGCCCGCGCCGGCCTGAAGCCCCGTGACGTCGGCTACCTCGAGGCGCACGGCACCGGCACCTCGCTGGGCGACCCGATCGAGGCCCAGGCCGCGGGCGAGGCCCTCGGCACCGGCCGTGACCCCGCGCGGCCGCTGCTCATCGGCTCGGCGAAGACCAACATCGGCCACCTCGAGGCCGCCGCCGGCATCGCCGGCGTCATCAAGGTCGTGCTGTCGCTGGAGCACGAGACCCTGCCCCGGCACCTCAACTTCGAGAATCCCTCCCCGCACATCCCGTGGGAGCGGCTGCCGGTGCAGGTGGTGCAGGAGCGCACTGCTTGGACGCGTGGTGACCAGCCCCGGATCGCCGGGGTCAGCTCGTTCGGGTTCGCCGGCACCAACGCCCACGTCATCCTCGAGGAGGCGCCCGCACTCCCTCGCAGCGCGCCGACGCCGGACCCGACGCCGGTGGCACCCGAATTCACCGTCCTTCCGCTGTCGGCGCGCACGCCGGGCGCCCTGGCGCGCCTCGCCGAGCACTACCGCGACTGGCTGCGCGCGCATCCGGACGCCACCCTGGCCGACGCGGCGTTCACCGCCGGCACCGCGCGGGCGCACCTGGAGCACCGGGCCGCGCTGGTGGTCAATTCGAGAGCGGCGGCCATCGAGTTGCTCGGCGCGCTCGCCGACGATCGCCCCGCCCCGGGACTGGTCCGCTGGGAGTCCCACGACGCGCCGAAGACCGCCTGGTTGTTCACCGGCCAGGGCAGCCAATACCCGGGAATGGCCCGGGAGCTGTTCGACACCGAGCCGGTGTTCGCCGAGACGCTGCGGCAGTGCGCCGAGGCGGTCGACGATGTCCTCGAAACGCCGTTGCTGGACGTGGTTTTCGCGACCGACGACCCCGTCAGCGCGGAGACCCTGCGGCAGACCTCCTACGCCCAACCGGCGCTGTTCGCGGTGGAGATGGGCCTGGCCCGGCTCTGGCAGTCCTGGGGCCTGGAACCCGATGTGGTGCTGGGGCACAGCGTCGGCCAGTACGCGGCGGCCTGCGTCGCGGGCGTGTTCAGCCTCACCGACGGCGCCCGGCTGATGGCCGAGCGGGGCCGCCTGTTCGGCAGCCTGCCCGCCGGTGGCCGCATGGTCGCCGTGTTCACCTCCGCCGACCGCGCCGAGGCCCTGACCAGCGAGTTCCCCACCCTGTCGGTCGCGGCCTACAACGGCGCCAACACGGTATTATCCGGGCCCGCAACCGATTTGGAGAAGGCCGTGGCAACGCTGTCCGCCGACGGCGTGCGCTGCGATTGGCTGGACACCAGCCACGCATTCCATTCGTCGCTGCTGGACCCCATCCTCGACGAGTTCGAGGCGTACGCCCAGCAGTTCACCTTCGCTGCCCCGCAACGGATTCTGATCGACAACCGCACCGGCAAGGCACTGGGCCGCAGTGTGCGCCTCGACGGCGCCTACTGGCGGCGCCACGCCCGCCAGCCGGTGGAGTTCGCGAAGAGCGTGCGTACCCTGGCCGAGCTGAACTGCAAGGTGCTGCTCGAGATCGGCCCCCGCCCCGTCCTCACCGCCGCCGCCCTGGCCGCGTGGCCCGACCCGGCCACCGCGCCGCGGGCACTCGCCTCGCTGCGCCCCAAGGCCGCCGACCACCGGCAGATCATCGAGGCCGTCGCCGAGGCCTACGCGCTGGGCCACCTGCCCGCGTTCGAAGCGTTCCGGCAACCCGGGGCGCGCAAGCTCGATCTGCCCACCTATCCGTTCGAGCGCCGCCAGTACTGGTATTCCGACAATCGGCAGGACGACCGGGTCGACGCCCATCCGGCACCCGCCGCGCGCACGGAGACCCTGAGCCTGCTCGAGGACGGGCGGATCGAGGAACTCGCGGCCCTGCTCGACGACGCCGACGGCGACCCGCGGACCCGCGAGGTGCTGCGCAAACTCGCCGCCCACCACAACCAACAGCGCGCCACCCAGGTCGTCGCCGGCGATCGCTACGAAATCGACTGGGAGAAAGACACTTCCACCCTTGGCGGCGGCGACGACGCGGCCGGCGTCATCCTCGTCGGCGAGGACAGCGCCGCCACCCGGCCCCTGATCGACCTGCTGACCGCGCGCGGGCACCGGTACCAGATCGTCGGCCTGCCGGCCTCTGACGCCGAGGAGGCCCAACTCAGCGAGCTGCTACGCGCCGCGGCCGCCGATGCCCCGTCCGGTGGCCTGCGGATCCTGCACGTCGCGGCGCTGGACACCGATCCGGATCCCCAGACCGGGCTTTCCACCCGCGCGCTGCTGCGGATGCAACACCGGGTTCTCACCGGGACGCGGCGGCTGTTCCGCGCCGCCGTCGCCGCGGAGTCGCGCAGCCCGATCTGGCTGGTGACCCGCGGCGGGCAACGCGTCACCGAGACCGATGTGGTGGCACCGGATCAGAGCTGCCTGTGGGGTTTTGGCCGGGCCGCATCGCTCGAGCATCCGCAGCTGTGGGGCGGGCTGGTCGACCTGTCGCCCGGTGAGCCCGCAGCCGACGAGTGGTCCCGGTTGCCCGACGCGATCGCGGCCCCGCGCCCCGCCGATGCCCTCGAGGATCAGGTGGCGCTGCGGGGCCCGGACCGCTACCTGCGCCGGTTGCGGCGGCGTCGTGCCCGGACCGTCGCCCCGATGGAGATCCGCCCGGAGGCAACGTATCTGGTGACCGGCGGGCTCGGGTCGTTGGGCCTCGAGATCGCCGAGTACCTCGCCGCCCGTGGGGCCCGGCAGCTGGTGCTGACCGGTCGCCGCGGGCCCAGCGATGCCGCCCAGCAGCGGATCGATGCGCTCAGCGCGCAGCACGGCTGTGCCGTGCGCGTTGTCGCCGCCGATGTCGCCGACGCGCACGCGGTCGAGCGCCTGCTGGCCGGCGTGGCCGCCGACCTGCCGCCGTTGGCCGGCATCGTCCACGCCGCCGGCGAGATTGGCGCCACACCGTTGAGCAGCCTGGAAGACACCGAAGTAGACCGCGTCTTCGCTGGAAAGGTCTGGGGTGCCGCCCATCTGAGCGAGGCCGCCGCCGGCCTGGAGCTCGACTTCTTCCTGTGCACCTCCTCGATCGCATCGGTCTGGGGCGGGTTCGGCCAGACCGCCTACGGCGCCGCCAACGCATTCCTCGACGGGCTGGCCTGGCGGCTGCGCGCGCAGGGCATCCCGGGGGTCAGCGTCAACTTCGGTCCGTGGTCGACGGGCATGGCCGACGCGGAATCCCGTGCGCGTCTGGAGGCCCGCGGCATCCGGACTCTCTCGCCGACCGATGCGCTGGCCGGAATGGCCGACGTCGCCGCGGTCGCCGCCGAAGGAACCGCCCAGGGGGTGGTGGCCCGCGTCGATTGGACCCGATTCCTGCCGCTGTACCAGCAGGCGGGCCGCCGGGGCTTCCTCTCGGAACTGGAACGCGAAGTGCCCGCCGAGGCCACCACGGCGGCCGCGGGCGTCTCCCCCGCCGGGCCGACCCAACTGGTCGCACGACTGACCGCCGCCCCGATAGGCCAGCGCAAGAAGCTGCTCACCGATCATCTCCGGGAGGCGGTCGCCGAGGTGACCCGCGTCGACCCGTCGGAGATCCGCGAGGATGCGGGCTTCTTCGATCTCGGCATGGACTCGCTGATGGCCGTCGAACTGCGCCGCCGCATCGAACAGGGTGTGGGCCAAGAGATTCCGATCACCCTGGTGATGGATCACCCGCGGCTCGCCGACGTCGCCGACTACCTGCTCGACGATGTGCTGGGGCTCGGGGCCCAGGCGGCCCCCGCGGCGGCGCCGGTCGCGGCGGTGAGCCGCTCGGACGAACCGATCGCGATCGTCGCCGTGTCGTGCCGGTTCCCCGGCGCGCCGGACCCGGAAGCCTTCTGGGAGGTCCTCGCCGAGGGCGTCGACGCGATCCGGGAGGTCCCCGAGGACCGCTTCGACATTGACGAGTTCTACGACCCCGACCCGGACGCGCCCGGCAAGACCTACACCCGCTTCGGCGGGTTCCTGGACGGCATCGACGGTTTCGATCCGGAGTTCTTCGGCATCTCGCCCCGCGAGGCGGTCTGGATCGAGCCGCAGCAGCGGCTGATCCTGGAGACCGTCTGGGAGGGGCTCGAGCGGGCCGGATACGCACCGGCATCGTTGCGCGGCAGCCGAACCGGGGTCTTCACCGGTGTGGCCGCCAACGAGTACGCGCACCTGCTGTCGGCCGAGCCGATCGACAAGATCGAGCCGCACTTCATCACCGGCAACGCGCTCAACGCCATCTCCGGACGGGTGTCGTTCGCACTGGGCTTCGAGGGACCGGCCGTCGCCGTCGACACCGCCTGCAGCTCGGCCCTGGTGGCGGTCCATCAGGCCTGCCAGGCCCTGCATTCCGGCGACTGCGACCTGGCGGTGGCCGGTGGGGTCAACGTGCTGCTAAGCCCGGTCACCGTGGTCGCCGCCGCCCGCGCCCGGATGCTGTCCCCGGTGGGGCGGTGCAAGACGTTCGACGCGTCCGCGGACGGCTACGTGCGCAGCGAGGGCTGCGGGATCCTGGTGCTCAAGCGCCTCAGCGACGCCCAGCGCGACGGCGACCGGATCTGCGCCGTGATTCCCAGCAGCGTGGTGAACCAGGACGGCGCCTCCAGCGGCCTGACGGTTCCCAATGGCGGTGCGCAGCAGCGCCTGATCGAGGCGGCCCTGGCCCGCGCCGGGCTCTCCGGCGGCGACGTCGACTACCTCGAGGCGCACGGGACGGGGACCCCGCTCGGCGACCCGATCGAAGTCCAGGCGGCCGCGGCCGCCTACGGCGGCGCGCGCGACGCAGATCGGCCGCTGCTGATGGGCTCGGTGAAGACGAACATCGGTCATACCGAATCCGCCTCCGGCGCAGCCGGACTCATCAAGGTCGTGTTGGCGCTGCAGCACGGAATGCTGCCCGCCAGCCTGCATTTCGACACCCCGTCGCCGCACATCCCGTGGGATTCGCTGCCGGTGCGGGTGGTGGACACGGCGCTGCCCTGGCAGGCCAACGGCCGACCGCGCCGGGCCGGGGTGAGCTCGTTCGGGTTCACCGGCACCAACGCGCACGTGTTGATCGAGGAGGCGCCGGCGGACGGTTCCGCGGCCGACGACGCCCCCGAGACCGCCATCCAGGTGCTGCCGCTGTCGGCGCGCTCGCCGGAGGCACTGGTGGCGTTGGCCCAGCGCTACGACGCGTGGCTGAGCGCGCACCCCGAGACCGACCTGGCCACCCTGGCCCGCACCGCCGGGACGGGTCGGTCGCACTTCGAGCATCGCGCCGCGCTGGTCGTGGATTCGGCCGACAGCGCGCGCCGGGCCCTGGCCGATGTCGTCGCGAACCGGGCCCGGCCCGGCGTCGTTCTCGGCGAGCACACCCGGCCGCCGACCACGGCGTGGCTGTTCACCGGACAGGGCAGCCAGTATGCCGGCATGGCGCGCGAATTGTTCGACGCGGAACCGGTTTTCGCGGACACCGTGCGGCGGTGCGCCGAGGCGGTCGACGACATGCTGCCCGTCCCGCTGCTGGAGGTGCTGTTCGCCGCCGACCGGGAGACCGGGGAACGGTTGCGGCACACGTCCTACGCGCAACCGGCGCTGTTCGCCATCGAGATGGGTCTGGCGCGGCTGTGGCAGTCGTGGGGAATCGAACCCGACGTGGTGCTGGGGCACAGTGTGGGCCAGTACGCCGCGGCGTGCGTGGCCGGGGTTTTCCGACTCGAAGACGGCGCACGACTGATGGCCGAGCGCGGCCGGATGTTCGGCAGCCTGCCCGAGGGCGGGCGGATGGTGGCGATCTTCGCCGACCCCAAGCACGTCGAGGAGATCGCCGGCAAGTTCCCCCGGATCTCCGTCGGCGCCTACAACGGACCCAACACCGTGCTCTCGGGGCCCGGCTCCGACCTCGAGCAGATCGTCGCCACCTTCACCGACGAGGGCATCCGCTGCACCTGGCTGGAAACCAGCCACGCCTTCCACTCCGAACTACTGGACCCGGTGCTCGACGAGTTCGAGGTCTACGCGGGGCAGTTCGAGTTCGGGGTGCCGACCTTGCCGCTGGTGTGCAACCGGACCGGCGCGGTGCTCGCGACGCACCATGCCCTGGACGCCCAGTACTGGCGCCGGCATTCCCGGCAGCCGGTGCAGTTCGCCGAGAGCGTGCGCACCGTGGCGGCGCTGGGTTGCTCGGTGCTGATGGAGATCGGTCCGCAACCTGTGTTGACCGGTGCCGCGGTGCAGGTCTGGCCGGAGCACCTCGCTCCGCCGCGGGCCATCGCCTCGCTGCGTAAGGGCATCGACGACCGGCGCCAGATCGCCGACGCGTTGGCCGCGACCTACGCCGCCGGACACCAGCCCGACTTCGCCGCGCTGCACCGGCAGCCCCGTCGGGTGCTCGAACTGCCCACCTATCCGTTCCAGCGGCGCCGGTTCTGGCCGAAGACCGCCGGCATCACCGTCGACGGTCCGGCGGTGTCGGGCATCCTGGGCAGCGGCAAGGACCTCGCCTCCGGCGACACCGTCTACACCAGCCGGTTGTCGGTGAAATCCCAACCGTGGCTGGCCGATCACGTCATCTACGGCACCGTCGTGGTCCCGGGTGCGACGTATGCGGCCATGGCCCTCGCCGCGGTGGGCACCCCGGCCCGAACCAAGGACGTATTCTTCTACGAGCCGATCATCCTGCCCGAGAAGAGCTCTCGCGAGGTGCAGCTGACACTGCATCCCCGCGACGGCGCGGAGGGGTCGACCTTCCAGGTGCACAGCCGCCCGTACGGCGAACGCGGCGCCGAATGGTCGTTGAACGCCGAAGGCACCGTGCTTCCCGGCGCCGACGACGACACCGGCGCGCCCGACCCCGAATCCACGGCGACACCCGAACCGGTCGACGAGGCGATCGAGCGACTGGAACGCATGCGCCCGCAGGACCTGTTCGAGACGTTCGCCGACATGGAACTGGCCTGGGGGCCCACCTGGTCCGGGTCACTGAAATCCCTGTGGCTGGGCGAGGGCGAGGCGATCGGCGACATTCTCGTCGGACCCGAACTGGCCGCCGAACTCGGCGCCGAGCCGATGCACCCGGTTTTGATGGACCTGTGCACCGGCGTCGCCTTCCCGGCGTTCCCGGCGCTGCTCGCCGCGGAGCAGGGCGTCAACGATCTGTTCTTGCCGCTGCGCTACGGGCAGGTCATGCTGCGCGAGAAGATGCCCCGGCGCTTCTACTGCCGCGCGCGGTGGCACACCAGCGCGCTGGACAGCGAGACCCAGGTGTTCGATCTGGACTTCCTCGACCGAGATGGCCGCCAACTGGGCGGGATTCGGGAATTCACCGTCAAACGCGCGCCCCGGGAGGCGCTGCTGCGCGGCCTCGGCGGCGACGCCACCCGGCTGCTCTACACCGTCGGCTGGCACGAGGTGCCCGCGCCGGCGGTGAGCGCGGACGCGCCCGGCCCGACCGGAACCTGGCTGGTCGCGGGCTTCGACGAACTCGCGGACAAGTTGCCGGGCTGCCTCAGCTGGGACCGGCTCACCGACCCGACGCCGCTGGCCGAACAGCTCACGCAGGCCCAGGACCGCGGGATGGCGTACTCCGGGGTCGTCTGGCGCGCCACCGCGGCGCTGCCCGGCGAAGCGGGCGCCGCCGCGGCCGCCAGGCTGGAGTCGGAGATCACCAACCTGCTCGGCGCGGTGCACGCCGTGCAGGGCGGGTTGAAGCTGCCCGGCGGGCTGTGGATCGTCACCGAACGGGCCGTGGCCACCGAGTCCGGGGAGCCGGTGGACCCGGTGCAGGCCGCGCTGTGGGGGTTCGGGCGCACGACCATCAACGAGGAACCCGCGGTGCGGGCGAAGCTGGTCGACTGCGACGGGTCTCCCGAGGCGGTGCAGGTGCTGGCCGACTTGTTGAGCCCGGCCGGCGCCGTGGCCGAGCCGGAACTCGCGCTGCGACAAGGGAAGTTACTGGCCTCGCGGCTGCTGCCGTGGGCACGCAGCGGCCATCTCACGGTGCCGCGTTCGCCGGACTACGCGCTGGCGCCCACCGAGCGCGGCGCCATCGACAACCTGCGGCTCGCCGAGACCGAGGTGCCCGCCCCGGACGAGGGATACGTACAGGTACGGGTGGAGGCTGCCGGCCTGAACTTCCGGGACGTGCTCAACGTGTTGGGCCTCTACCCGGGCGACCCCGGCCCGATCGGCGGGGACTTCGCCGGCGTCGTCACCCAGCTGGGCGAGGGCGTCGAGGGGCTCGAGGTCGGCCAGCGGGTGTACGGGTTCATGCAGGGCGCGTTCGCCAGTCGGTTCAACGTACCGGCGCAGTTGCTGGCGCCGATCCCCGACGGGGTGAGCGCCGTCGAGGCCGCCACCATTCCGGCCGCGGCGCTGACCGTGCGGCTGGCGTTCGACTGGGCGCGACTGCAGCCCGGCGACCGGGTGCTGATCCACGCGGCCAGCGGCGGGGTGGGCCTGGCCGCGGTCCAGATGGCGCAGCAGTGCGGCGCCACCGTGTTCGCCACCGCCAGCACCTTCAAGCGTGCGACGCTGCGCAAGATGGGGGTGAAGTTCGTCTACGACTCGCGCAGTACGGATTTCGCCGACCAGATCCTGGCGGACACCGACGGCGCGGGCGTGGACGTAGTGCTCAACAGCCTCACCAACGAGGGCTTCCTCGACGCGACCGTGCGAGCCACCGCCCGCAACGGCCGCTTCGCCGAGATCGCCAAGCGCGACATCTGGACCCCGGAGCAGATGGCCGCGGTCCGTCCGGACATCGACTACGAGATCGTGGCGCTCGACACGGTGACATTCCAATCCCCGGAACGCATTCGGAGCCTGCTGACCGAGGTGTCGCAGGGCCTGGCCGACGGGGAATGGCAGCCGCTGCCCGCCGAGATCTATCCGCTGACCGAGGCCCGCGCCGCGTTCCGGCGGATGCAGCAGGCCCGGCACATCGGCAAGATCGTGGTGCAGATGCCGAAACCGCTTCAGCCCCGGGCGGATCGGAGCTACCTGATCACCGGTGGCCTGGGTGCGATCGGTTTGCACACGGCGGCCTACCTGGCCCAGCTCGGCGCCGGCGACATCGTGCTGACCAGTCGCCGCGGGCCCGATGCGGCCACGCAGCAGACCATCGACGACATCGCCGACCGGTACAAGTGCCGCGTCCACGTGCTCACCGCTGACGTCGGCGAGGAGACCGCGGTGGTAGCGCTGCTGAACCGGATCCGCGCGGAGCTGCCGCCGCTGGCCGGAGTGGTGCATCTGGCCGGTGTGCTCGACGACGCGTTGCTGTCGCAGCAGAGCCTGGAGCGGTTCCGAACCACCTTGGAGCCGAAGGCATTCGGCGCCGATCACCTGGACCGGCTGACCCTCGACGACGAGCTGGACTTCTTCATCGTGTCCTCCTCGGTGTCAAGCCTGTTCGGCTCGCCCGGCCAGGCCAACTACGCGACGGCCAACGCGCTGCTCGACGGCCTGATCGCGCAGCGCCGGGCGCGGGGCCTGCCCGCCACCGGCGTCAACTTCGGTCCGTGGGCCCAGGGCGGCATGGCCTCCTCGGAGGCGGCGACCGCCAATATCGGTGCGCAGGGCCTGATCCCGTTGGAGCCCTCGGCGGCGCTGAGTGCGCTGGCCGAGGCGATGGCCAACGGCACCGGGCAGGCGACCGTGCTCAAGGCGAATTGGCAACGGGCGGCGAAGGTGCTGGGCGCCTCCCGCCCACCGATCCTCGATCTGGTGTTGCCGAGCGCGGTCGGGGAAGTGGTCGGCGACAGCGAGTTGCTCAAGCAACTGCAGGAGATCCCGGTGCCGCAGCGCGCCGGGTTCGTGACCGAGTTCCTGCAGCGCGAGGTGCAGAACTTCCTGCGGCTCGCCCAGCCGCCGGCCGCATCCAGCCGATTCCTGGATCTGGGCACCGACTCGCTGATGGCGATCGAGCTGCGCAACCGGCTGCACAGTCAGTTCGGCGGCGCGTTCACCATCAACGCGACCGCGGTGTTCGATTACCCGACCATCGGCGGGCTCGCCGAGTACCTCGTCGGCCAGCTCCCCGACGCCGAACCGGAACCCGAGGCCGCGTCCGAGGCCGCGCCCGAGCCCGAGGCCGAGGCCGAGGCGCCAGCCGAGCCCGAATCGGCGGCCGAACCCGCACCCGAGGCCACCTGA